The window ATCACTGCAGTAGATCATCGCAGATCAGATCCACCTTACTGTTACACTACTAAGCCAAAATCAGTGCTTTTTCCTGTGCCTGCTTACActaaattaagagaaaaaaaagaagcaagcacTACCTTGTCCTAGTTTGTAGCATGCTCCTGGTAGGAAAACTCTTAAAACTGGTCCTGCTTGTGGGGCTTGTTTCACATTCACATGGAGGATTTACTCCTATTTAACTGGGAAATTTTCAGAACAGATGCTCAGTTATGGCCAAGTCCTGTGGACAGCTGGGCTGATGAGTGATGTAAGATAGTGAGACAAAACAAGCGTGGGACAAGAGGCTAGGAACTCAGCATTTGTTTTTGACAATACTCAGAGCCTGTTCCCCCTCGTATGCCTTAGTCAGACCCTTTGGGATCAAACTGGAGCAATCCAGGAATAGACATCCCTTTTCCCAACGCTGTTTATTGCCACCAACAGAGGTGTCTTCACTCCACAAATAAGCAATCTCAATAGATCTTGCCTCAGTTTGAAGCCAGCAGAGCCAGCTTATTGTCTGCTGAAGATGGTCTAAACACAGCAGAACTTGCAGTCACATTGATGTGTGCTCACGTTATCCATTCTGGTACTTGAGTGAGAGGTTCCAACAAGTCCTTCCTCAAGACAGATAATGAACAATCGTCGTAACTGCTTGAAATTTCCAAAGAGTTCCTGCTGTAGAGCCTTCAAAGGCAAATTAATCCATAAAAGAAGGTACAGGGCCATACAACTCTCTCTGCCTGGCATGCAAAACACCTGAAAACTTCACTTTCTGTTGATTAGGAAATCAACGTACATACAAGACAAACCGAATGTCAAGAAGGCCTGATGTTTAGACAACAGCAATACATTTTCCTATCCTGTCTAGGGGAAACAGAAGTTGTATTTGTGCCAACAATGCAGGAGAGTTTTTGGAGCTTGCCAATTCCATTTAATTTAGAAAGCAAATATCTTCACACAGTTAATTGAAAGACCATTGATCAAGAAAGGTTCATAAACCAGCAGCTAGGTAAAAGGAAAGCCCAATGGTAAATGACCACATGGTAGATAGATATTAGTGCATGAATTGCATTCATTATTGTCTTTATTGTTGCcataaagaaaaggaatttggaAAATCCATCTGTTCCCACAGATGGAAGCCCCCTGACATGAGGCTCCAGAGAATCAGGAACCCACATTCAGCCCTCAGTGAAAAGAGACAATTGCTGTCCCTGACCTACCACAGCACTAGGAGGACATTAGCTCCTTTTGGAGGTCTCCTTCATAGACAGCCTCCTTTTATTCCTACTGTTTTCCAAAGAATTTGACCCAGATTTCCAAATACAAAAATTTTGGCACCCCCAAAAACTCCATTTCCCTGCCAAGAGTATTTactcttttcaaagaaaaaagagaagtcaCTTACTCTGAGAGGAGGCTACCAAGGCACTCTGAGGACTAATGACGCTTCCTTACTTCCTTATGTATGCACATACAACCACTTTTCAGGAATCATTATTGGTCCAGTATCTTTTCCCTCCTCATCTACAACATCCTACTCTAAACCAACATGTAGAACAGCCTCAGGGGATGCAAAGGTGAAGCACTGTCCCTTGAGACTATGCAGAATAGTGCTTTTCCCCATCATATGTCACTTTTCCAAGCAGTTTTCTGAAGGAAGCACCAGAACTTTGAATCCAGCCTTTTCTGCTGTCAGCCAGGGTGAGAAGGATTACATACAGctaagaaacaaagaagaaattaatgtaattagTGTGTACAACAAGGGAAAACAGCACATAAAAGGCAATGACTGATTAGAAGGCATTCTTTTCTCATAGGGGCTCCTAATGATCTTACTAATACCATTCTTATctattttaactatttaatgGTCTCTTGTCACATAAGAAATGAGCAGAATCTGTCACACCCTCTCCACCTGGGGAAGTTCACCTGAGAGAAACTTTCCTTTTCACTTCCAGCTGTCAATGAGATTCCCATCTTCTGAGAAGGAGGCTGCTTTCCCACACGCTCTGTGCCAGGCAGGTTCACCTCAGTAGCAAGCTCTCCCCACATAACTCTGCTTCCAGATGTTACCTCTACATCCAGCTCCCAGATCACCACTTTTATCTGGTTGACACCTTAGTCTAATCCCCACCAGAGGATAGGCTAGCATGGCAAACCAATCCTTTGGTGTCCAAAAGTATAGTGGTCCTAATCTTAGGGATAGGATTACACCTGATCCCTGGATTGCTCAAGAGGTAATGACTTTAAGatgacagagggtagatttagattagatattaggaagaagttctttactgtgagggtggcaagacactggcacagggtgcccagagaagctgtggctgccccatccctggcagtgttcaaggccagcctggatggggcttggagcaacctggtctagtggaatgtgtccctgcccatggcagggaactggatgatctcgaggtcctttccaacccaaaccattctacgattctattaCTCTATGGCCCAAGCTTAAACAGGGGCTTGCTGCTCCTCCTATTGGATAAGAATTAAAGtgtgggagagggaaagaaggagaagtTGTTATTTCTCCTAGGGAGATAGTTAATTGAAacttatttttgtcatttttcactttaagtGGCTCTAGTAAGCAATGTGGGTGATAGGTTTAGTGTTTCCTGCTATTTTAGTCAAGTTAAAGCAGTAGTCATGGTCAGAACAGTTTCCAACACACCTATGGTTCTCATGAGTCCGAAAGGAGGTATGAGTATCTTGTTAGACCTAATACAGTGCCACTTAATGCCTTCAGGATCTCAGTTTCAGAGAATCTAAGGCAGAAATTAATCAATGCATGGCATGCAGCTTTAAACACATCAAAACTGGCAACTTGATTCTAAAATCAGGTTACTTCCAAATCCTTCAGCTTCACAGTGCAGTAAATCCAGGAACATACTGTCAACAGATAAAAAGTCAATACTATCCATACTGCTTACAACATAAAACATGTTCTCTTGGGATAACTTTGCAAGTGCTTTGAcagaacaaacattttaaaagcccagtgtttaaatgcaaaagaactTGTCTAGGCTCCAgtttttcagtgtatttacGATGAGCAATCAGATTTTCTCCTTGTGCAGCTGATTTTAAGTACTACCATATGAGATGAAGGCAATCATTTCAAGAATTTAAGAATAACAAACTGAAGAACAACAttatatgccttttttttttatagcagcCTGGCTCACCAGCCCATTTAGCAATCAGTTCAATGTGCACTTTAAGGGCGTATTTAGTGTGCAGCCTGAATCCCCTTTTGGGACAGAACACACATGGCAGTCCAGTGCTTTCATAGCATGCAGCAAAGCGGCAGGTGCCTTTTTAAAAACTGCTATTGGAAATTTGGCCCTAAGAACATAGATATAACATAACCTTTGAAATTTCTGAAAACTTAACTGATGGGcaggtttttaaaagcatgttcCTAATTCAGCCTCAATGCAAATTAACATGTTCAATTTAGCGCAAAGACACAATGTATATCGATAAATCTCATTGATGCATAACATCTCTTATGACCTGACCAACAACTTCAGTAGATACCACTTGTCCCTAGTTATACATAACAAACAAGCATTATATAATCCAAAAAGATCACTTAAACAGGAGAATACATGTACGGAGAAAGCTTCCTTTCACAGTCCTTCTGAGGACACTGATACAAAAGAAACAAGgtgttttcttctgctggtGATGGGACATTGTGGGTGTTGTATGTCCCTGCATTATGGCTCTCAAGTTTAGCTAATTAAGACATATTTCAtcagaggaaaatatttgtaaagacAGTGTGTCCCTAACAAGAACCTATGCTGCTTAAGAGGGCTCACAAAACAAATTCCCAACATTCTTCAAATATATTGAAATAACTTTCCTAATTAAGAATTGCAGCTTTTGAGCCTGATGTCATAGGaacaaaatctttttgttttctgatcaTATAAAATGATGgcagttttcttttctgtacagATTCTGAGCTCCTTAAGTAAGTGTAATTTGAGAGAAATGAAATTCACTCCAATTAAGTTTGTTCTGTTTGCTCTAGCTACAGTGGTCTTTCAGACATCGAATACTATGTGCCTAGATGAGCTGATGAAGCCCagtctgcagagcacagaagaTGATGCTGATAAGTATTACAAGGTAAGATCTGTATTGCTATAATTATTTGGGGGAACCATGGGTCAGACCTTCAGCACTTTGAAATCTTTGGCAAATGCTCTCCTAACCCCACTGCACAGTACTCAGCATTGCAGAACTAGCAGTATGAAAAAGGCTTGTTGGAAGAATTTTCAGGAAATTCATTTGCTTGAACACATACACTGTGTAAATCAATTCATGTTTCAATTTTCTTGCAATACAACCTTGCAATTACATTGAGACTTACTCTGCAACATTTCTTGCTTACATAGTGGGGCCTCAATTAACATTCCTGTCAGGCATTTTGTGCACAGAATATAACAGATATATTCCTAATCCAAAATTAATAAAGGCATGCTTGTGATACTCAAAGAATAATgataaacagagaaaattttAAATCTAATATAGTTAATGGTTTTAGAATTCTACTCTGGAAATCGACTATAAAAACATCTTTGCAGGGTTGCACACTTATTATGTCTCAATAGATGACAAATGAAATTTGTACAGGTCATCTGTATAATTTTTCTTGTCTACACTACAAAAATTCCCTGGGAAATGAAAGCCAACCTCTCTTTCTGACTTGTCATCATTGGTGTAATAAAGATCCTTCAAACCAAAATACAACCTTAATTATGTTAGTGAACTACTGTGGTCTTCAGCTCACTGTCTTTTATATCCTTCAGAAGGGGTGTGCAGGTGCAATCAGAGGGATagtttatttaatgttttaatcatGGAGTACAAACTAGGATGGTTCATTCCCCTTCTCTCCCAGTAGCTGGAAAAGTTCCCAGGAGGTCACGAAATAGGAACAAGGAACTGAAACGAAGATTAGTAACATTTGTGTCTTTAACTGAAATTGAAAAACATATTTGTACCTATTTGCTGTTAAGGCTTGGAAATCTATCATTGCCATAAAAATAAGTGACTTTCAATATGCCCAGGGAAAGAACACTGCTATAAGGTCATGTTGATATAGCTAGTTttcaggcagcagctgcccttTGCATCATGAGACCAGAAATACACTAGGCTCAGTTCTTCATTGTATACCAGCATAGACACAGAATGTAGATTTTGTGCTGGCTGTGCAAAAATTAGGAGCCCAGGATCTCAAAATGCATCTTGTGTACTAGTGAAGGACCAAAGCAGCTTAAAGCTGAGGACAATCTCTATGCTGCAAGGCCAGAACAGGCATCATATCAATTTGACCCAAACACTTGCCATTCATTTCCCTGGTTGTTAGCCCAGCAGGATATTGGGTCAAAAGCATCCACCAAATGCTTAGGAAGAAATGAGTACACCTTCAGGTAGCTTGGCCCATCCTCCTGTTCATCCAGACCAGATGAGTAAGAGGCTGGGTCTGTGTCAGGCTGCTAAACATAGCCAGCATCTTCCTCTGCAGACAACTTCATCTGGTGATACTAGAATGTGTGGACCTGACAGTGCCTCCTGTCTACACTTAACCGATGGCACAGGTACCAACACCTGTGCCCAGAAATATTTCCAACTGACACCACTTGAACAGTTCTATATACTTATATGGAAATGTGCTCTTGAGTCAGTGTACTGAAAAGGTAGGTAGGACAACGTCTGCATATGAAGTAATCCACATTACAATGGAGTTTAGCAAATGCATCTAAAAAGCATTAGATACCCAAAAGAGAGTGTTACCCAGCAGCTTTCTAGGAAGATATAAAAAGGAATACTTTGTGTGATTGGTAGCTGGAGTAATGGcctaattctttttctttagattaAAGATATgttggaagaaaagcagaggagtCTCAATTTTGAAGAAATGAAAGACTGGGGATCAAAAAATATCCTTAAAATGAACCCCTCTACCATAAACAAGATGCCAAATTCAGCCGCTAACTTACCTCTTAGGTTTGGAAGAGGTTATCCAGAAGAAAGAAGCATTAAACCAATTGCTAATTTGCCTCTGAGATTTGGGAGAGCTTTTGGAGATAACATACGTAGGCGTGCTCCAAAGGTATCACACAGGCCTGGGAGGTCTCCACTTGTTAAAAGTTCCAGTCAGTCACTTCTAAATTTTCCACAGAGATTTGGGAAGTCACTGTCTGTCAATCTGCCTCAAGAAGTTCAGGAATCTGAACCAGGTAATACGATATAGGTGTTCAAGCCATATAGTAAGATGCATATTGAATCATAGGCTAGTGATGATCAAATATAGCCAGATTTCCTCAAGGAACATTCCCTAAGTATTTTGATGAGTCCAGTTTGCAGTTCATCAAATCAAAAAGCCTCATCACAAGTACTAGTAGAGAGTCTCTTTATGAAATCTTTTCTAATGAGAAGATGCCAAATATCCAAAGCTGAAAATGTTCATATGACAAGATTAGgtttgaaaacacttttttagatcagttttcactttgaaaagTTTAAAGCTTTGGTGAAGAAGGTTCagaattattaaaatatctCATTTCAGCACTATAAAGTGACCAAACAAAATTACCCTTCTATTTTCTAAATTTATACAAattagagttaaaaaaaaagacaaaattccaAGCTGAATTGCAGCATTTTGAAAGGGATGGCAGTTCTCATCcaaaccttttgttttcttctcttcagacTCTCTTACTGAGGCAAGGTTTGAGATTTTGATTCTTTCAAATTAAGATGAAAAATTTGTTTGGACATCTCAGAATTTTTTTTAggataggaaaaaatattttttgcctGTTAGTAGGAATAATTTAAAGCAGCTCCTCAATATCACTCCTTCGTATCATACCTGCTACTTTACCCAAACTCTCCATTTGCCTTGTAACTGAGTTTCAGCCGGCTAACCCAATGGGTATCTGCTGCATGCATGAGGTAGAAGTTCAGGCTAGGAAAGGTAACTGATATATTCAGAGCCAAGGTTCTTTCTTGTTTAATTTGATTCCTGTAATTTCTTTCTCACTGTCTCACCTGGTTGtaacagattttgttttatttgtctgaTATTTTTAGGGATATGAATTCTAACAATTACAGTAATACTGGAATGAAATAATGAAGACAGAATCTGAAGGACTCTGAAAATCTGCAATGTGTTTTCAAAACTAAAGGTCATGAAAAGGAAACCTGtgagaactgaaatgaaaatctgaTTTCATGTTATGAATAATTCTGTACAAACCCTTGATGTATAAGGCAATGACAATTGTAGCGACTGTTGTAGCAGTTCAGTTCAGTGGCAGTGTAGTATAAATTCTGTTTAC of the Melopsittacus undulatus isolate bMelUnd1 chromosome 1, bMelUnd1.mat.Z, whole genome shotgun sequence genome contains:
- the NPVF gene encoding pro-FMRFamide-related neuropeptide VF, with protein sequence MKFTPIKFVLFALATVVFQTSNTMCLDELMKPSLQSTEDDADKYYKIKDMLEEKQRSLNFEEMKDWGSKNILKMNPSTINKMPNSAANLPLRFGRGYPEERSIKPIANLPLRFGRAFGDNIRRRAPKVSHRPGRSPLVKSSSQSLLNFPQRFGKSLSVNLPQEVQESEPGI